TTTGGTTTCAATTTTCAGCAGGGCGAGGTCGGTTTCTTCATCTGCGCCAACCAGCTTGGCCGTGATGGCTTCGCTTTTGCCATTGCTCTGATCAAGGGTCACACGGATAACATCCGCATCGGCAACCACATGATTGTTGGTAACAATATAGCCGTCAGCGGAGACAATAAAGCCGGATCCCAGTGACTTCTGTTTCATCTGGGGGCGCTTGCCACCGCGCTTGCCGCCGAACTGGTCAAAGAATTTGTCAAATCCTGGCGGCATATTGCGGAACATTTCCCCCATGAGATCGTCCTGGCTGTTACCGCTGGCCTTCCGTTCCGTACCGATGTTTACGACTGCCGGGCCGCTTTTGGCCGCCAGTTCGCTGAAGTCGGGCAGATTGGCTGCCTGGGCAAGCTGCGATGCCGCAAGAAAGGTCACGGCAAGCATGGCTGCAAGACATTTTTTTATCATCATGGAATAGCTCCTGGTTACTTATTTTTCAGAGCCTTTTGCAAAGCCTGTGCCATGATGTTCATTCCAGACCCGCTGTTGGAGCTTCCGGCGGATGTATGCTGCTTCCATGCCTTGTCTTCGGCGGGTTGGGCGGTCTGTTCGCCTTCAGGGGCAAGGCTGATGCGTCTGGCGCTGGTGTCCAAATTTTGTACAGTAAGGGTGACGGTGTCGCCCTTGTCCAATTTGCTGTACTGGTTGCCCTGCCTGGAATTCTTGATGACGCCAGCGGGCAGCAAACCGGTGATGCCAGGGGCCAGCGTGATAAAGAGGCCATAGGGGGTGCGGCTTTCGACCGTGCCGCTTACCGTTGAACCAACGGCAAACTGCTGGGCGGCTTCCTTCCACGGGTCGCCTTCCGCATCGCGCAGACTCAGGGAAATACGGTGATTTTCAAGGTTGATTTCCTTGATTTTAACCGAAACAACTTCGCCCGCCGCAAGCACGTCTTCGGCCTTGGCCACGCGCTTTGTCCACGACAGTTCAGATATATGCACAAGGCCTTCAATACCGGGCAGAAGCTCCACAAAAGCGCCAAAGGGCGCGAGGCGAACAACCTTGCCGGAAACAACCGTACCGGACTCAAGTCTGGTGGTCACATCCTGCCAGGGATCGCCCTCGGCCTGCTTGCGCGAAAGCGAAATGCGCACGTGGCCCTTGCTGTCCTTGCTGATGGAAATAACCTTGGCGCGCACTGTGTCGCCAAGCGACACGGCTTCGTCAGGTGCGCCCACGCGCGACCATGAAAGTTCGGAAAGGTGGATCATGCCTTCAACAGAAGGGGCAAGCTCCATGAATGCGCCAAAAGCGGCGAAACGCGTGATCTTGCCTTCAACCATGTCGCCGGGCTTGAGGCTTTCAAGCAGGGCATCAAGCTGTTCGGCGCGTTCGCGTTCAACAATGGCGCGGTGCGAAACCACAACATTTCTGCCGCGGTTTTCAACGCGGATAACCAGAAACGGCATGCTGCGGCCCACAACTTCGGCGGCGTCTTCAGAGGTGGGCACGCCAAGCTGGCTGCCGGGGCAGAAGGCCTGCTTGCCAAGCACGTCAACCGTGTAGCCGCCCTTGCACACTGCGGTTATGCGGCCGTCAACCGGCACCGCCGCATCGCGGGCTTCTTCAAGCGCGGCAACACCGCTGCCGCTCATGGAGCGGGAAAGGCGAATCTCTTGCGAGGAAACACCAGTAACCCACGCTTCGAGGCTGTCGCCGGGCTTAACGCTTTCATTGCCCTCGGCATCAAGAATGTCTTTGCGGTCAATGATGCCGTCAACCTTTATGCCCACGTCCACAAAAACGCTGTCGCCAGTGATGGCAATTACAGTCCCGGTCACTTTCTGGCCGGGCTGCAGGCGGTTTGAAGCGGTGTCGTGGGCCGCCAGCATGGCGGCAAAATCCTCAGCGCCTTCCTCCGACATGGAGGTTGCGAACTTATCCTCGGTCATAGTTTTCCTGCTCCTTACAAGCTGGGCTTATTGCTCAAGTCCGCCATATTACGCCATCCGCACAAGGAAAACAATTGTCTTTTTAGTCCTGATTTTTCCGAGCCTTTTGGTGAGTACTGAATCAAATTTATACAGGTGGATATTTTTTGAGCATGTCGACGCTTTTGCACCGTGCGTATGTAAAGGCATTGGGAACATGAGCTGCACAAGGAATGATGCATAGGGAAATGTAATATATATTTATTTTTATTAATATTTTCAGATAGGTTGTTTAATAAAACAATGTATTACTATGCAATTAGGTAAAAAATAATTTTGTTGAACTTTCAGTCTGCACGTTGATAGATATTTAAGTAGTTAAAAACGCTTGTTATATGTATTGTTTATTATAATAAAAAAATATTTATTGTCATAATAAATATAATTTGTTTATGATTATGAATGTTATTACAAAAAAATTGAATTTTTTGCTTACATGTTTTTCAAAAAGCATCCACTGAATGCCTTTCAGCCCGCAGAAACAGCTGGGTGATTTTTCTTTATTCCCAGGCCATCTCCCTGTACCTTTGCAAGACATTGCTGGAAAGGCGCAGCATCGCGCGTAACAAAGGTTTTGAACATGGACATAAAAGAATTTGAAGCATACTGGGCAGACAGACAGCCGGATCGCTCAGATCTTGCGGAGTTCTGGAGTCGCCGCGCCCAGTCGTTCAATACCCATTCGGCCGAGGCAGATTCCAGCGCGTACCGCCGCGATCTTGTTGCAAAGGTTGCAGCGCGCGCCAAGGTTGGCAAGGCTGATGCTGTGCTGGACATAGGCTGCGGGCCAGGCAGGCATGCCCTGATTTTTGCGGGGCATGCGGGCAGTGTTGAAGGTTTTGATATCGCGCCCGGCATGATCGAATACGCAAATAAAAATGCGCAACTAGCTGGTATGGAAAACACCCGTTTTCACGTGCTTGACTGGGATACTGCGGATCTGAAGCTGCTTGGCTGGCAAAAACGGTTTCAGCTTGTTTTCGCCTCGCGCACTCCTGCCGTGTATGACCGTGCTACCCTTGAAAAAATGACAGAGGCCTCGCGGGGCTACTGCTGCCTTATCACGCAGGTTACGGGCGATAATTCTGTGCGGAGCGAACTTGCGCCAGTTGTTGGCGCAACAAATGACGACGACTATACCCGGCGGGGGCTTTACTGCGCCTTCAATATCCTGTGGTTGCAGGGCTATTATCCAGAAGTGGAATACCTTGAGCGCACGTGGGATTCTGAATGCCCGCTGGAAGAAGCCATTGTGATGTACACGCGGCATTTTAACAGCAGAGGCCAGCTCACAGAGGCGCAAGAGATCGCCCTGTCAGACAAGCTGTGCGCCATGAGCAAGAACGGCATGGTGCATGAAACTGGCAGCTCGCGGGTGGGCATACTTTTCTGGAACGCCAACCTGTGAGGGCATGCGGGCTGCGGGGTCTGTTGTCCCCGGCCCTTTTGGCGGTGTTCAGGCCTTTTCTATGAGCCATGTCCTGATGGGAAAAGCCGTTTCCGTCCAGTGCGTCTTATATTGCATCTTGGGGCCATCGAGAGGCCCCATGTCATAGCGTTGCACGTCTTCCTCGCAGAGCCAGTGGATTTTTTCAATCTGCATGAGGTTGCCCAGTGAAAGCTCATGGCAATCCTGCGCATAGCTGAACTGCTGTCCGCGATAGATATCACCGGCCAGGCCGCCAAAAATAAAGCCCACATCCGTATCTTCACGGCGGGCAAAAATAACGCGCGCGCCATTCTCTGGCGCGAGCCGCAGGAGCAGAAATGCGTAAAAATCGCATATGCCCGGCTCCGCCATGCCGCAGTGGTCAATCCCCTTCCAGCTTGTGCGTTCAACAGCGATCATGCGGGTATACGCCGCCTTTGCTTCGTCTTCCGTTGAAGGCAGCACACGTTCATAAGAGATGCCCAGCTCGTGCGCCTTTTTGGCCGAACGTTTCAGGTTGCGGCGCAGATTGGCCGAGCGGCGCGAAAGATAGCCGTCCAGCCCGCCAGCAAGCGAAGCCGAACCCTGAATCCCCGCTTTTACGAGGTGCGCCTGGAGGGGCATGCCAGTTTTGTTGAGCATGTTCTGTACATAATCCAGGCCAGGGCCAAGGCCGCCCACAAGAACCTTGGGAAATCTGGGGGCATAGGTTCTGGCAAAAAAATGCATGGCGTCGGCAAATAGCTGCGGGGCATTGCTGCCCAGCAGCGGGCAGCCAAAGAACCACGAGGGTTCAAGGGGCGTGATGTAGATTTCTTCTGGCGAAACAAGCCCTTCCGCAAAGGCAATAACGCTGCCGTCAGCTTCTGCAAACAACAAACGCCGTTTGGGGCCAAAGGCATCATGAAAGGCAAGTTGCCATGCTGGCGTACAACTGAAAGGGTCGGCCTGAGCGCTGTGCAGCGCTGCGCTGTGCCACGTTGCGTACTGCTCGGGCTTGGCGTTGTGGGGCAAATGTATAAACTGCATGACGGCACCGGAGTAAAAGGCAAGGCGCTTATGCCCCGTACGCTTTTGCGCACCAAAAGGCATAAACGCCGTATATATTGGTTATAACGTGAGCCTGTTTTGCTGGATGGCAAAAAGATTGCCTGCCTGTGCATAACCAGATCAGGTTATTTATCTATTGCAGCATCGTCCTGTTTCTTCTTTTCAGCCACGTACTCTTCTTCATGTATAAGCGTACTTCCGCATCGTGAGCATGACAATAACTTGAAAACACGCCGAAAGTTAAAGAAGACTTTGTCCAGTATGCCAGTTGGGCAGTAAAAAACATCACCACAGCGCTTGCAGCGGTAGACAGTTTTTTCTTTCATAATGCCCCCAAGGTAGCCAATGAAGAACTTTCAATAAATTACCATGTATGGTGCAGGTTATCAATTCCCTTGCCAGAGCAATGTGCCAGCTATCCAAGCAGTTGCCAGGGCGCCCTTCTGTTCATGAAGGGCACCCTGCACTTAGACCTGAGGTTGCTTTGCAGCCCAGATATCAATTTCTATGCTGATTTCCGGCAGGCCCAATGCCGTTACATGCGCAATAGTCATCGATGGGTAAGCTCTGTCAAAGAGCTTATCCCATTCGTTGTCGAAATAATCCCAGTCGATTTCTTTTACGGACCAAATATTAACCTTGGTAATATCTGCTCCGGACAGCCCTTCCGTACCAAGCAATACTTTAATATTCTTAAAAAGTTGCAGCACTTCATCGTTAAAAGCCGCAGGGAAAGAGCCGTCATCCCTGATGCCGATTTGCCCTGAAAACACATAGGTGTCCATACCCGCGGGTATGATGGTTGTATGCGAATAGTTTCCAACAGGCTGATACATGGTATTTGGTGTTTTTCTTATGATGGTCTTCATGAGATGTTTTCTTTTTTTTGAATAGTGCTGTTTCGTATGTTTCACAGGCAAGATGACAGCATGGTTGAACTGCCGGAGCACGGAGCAGGACTTTTAGAATAACAGCATTGTAGAAATTTTGAAAGCATCTTGTTGCAGTAGTGAAAAATAGTATGCAGAGTCTCTTTGGTGAAGAGTCTGCCCTGCTCAATGGATATGCATTGTCTGCCGGAAAACAAAAAACCCGGAAGTCTCGTAAGACTTCCGGGTATGAAATTCTGGTAGCAAGGGAGGGATTTGAACCCCCGACACTGCGGGTATGAACCGCATGCTCTGACCAACTGAGCTACCTTGCCGTGTCTGCGCCTCGTTAGCGCGACGATCTATTTATAAAAATTGCCGCCCCTTGGCAAGCATTTTTTTTAGTTCACCATGAAATAGTAAATAAAGGGTGCGATTAACAGACGGTACACGGCAAAAGGCACCAGAGTCACGCGGCCCATGAGGGCGATGAACACCTTGACTGCCAGCAGGGCCGAGAGGAACGAGCCGATCATGCCCACGGCAAAAAAAGGAATATCCGCAGCGCTGAAGAGGTGCCAGCTTTTCAGCATGTCGTAACCTGTGGCGGCAACCATGATGGGCACTGCGGCGATGAACGAATACTCCGCCGCCAGCGAACGCTTGCCGCCAAGCAGCATGCCCCCCATGATGGTTGAGGCTGAGCGCGAAAAACCGGGCCACAGGGCAAGGCACTGAAAGCAGCCAATACCAAGGGCCAGCTTGGGCGTCATGTCGTCCAGCGTAATATATGAGGGTTTGAACTTGCGTTTTTCAACCACTATCATCATCACAGCGCCCACAACCAGCGCAATGAGCACGGTCAAGGGACGGAACAGATAGGTCTTGATGGTCGAGTGCAGCAAAAGCCCGAGCACGCTGGCGGGCAGCGATGTAAGGATAAGCAGCATGATGCCGCGCATGCCCGCAAAACGCACATAGGGCTGGGGACGCACGAGGCCCCAGAAGCGCTTCCAGTACAGCACCACCACGGCCATGATGGCGCCAAGCTGAATAACCACCTCAAAGGTGGCGGCCTTTTCGCCCATGAAGTTGAGCAGATCGCCCACCAGAATGAGGTGGCCGGATGAGGAAACAGGCAGAAATTCCGTCAGCCCCTCGACAATGCTCAAAATTACCGCAGTAAACAGATTATCCATAAAAACCCTCTGGCGCGAAATCCTGTCGCCTAGTGTGGGATGTGTCGTCCTGCGGGCAGAGCATTGCCAAAAGGCGGCACAACGGCTATGGGTGAATAAAAAAGGATATCTCCATGACAACCATCATGCCGCAAGGCGAACTTGTGCGTAAGGCTGCGGCCTATCTGGCGGAACAGCGTGCCCTGCATTCCGGCAAAAGCCTGTCTGCCCTTCTGGACGAAGCGGGTATGCGTTTTAACCTTACGCCGCTTGACGCCGCCGCTCTTGAGCGCCTGTTCCGTGAAGAAGAGGCCAAGGCCCACTAGAGCATTTCCGCCCATCGTTCTGTATTGCATTTACTGATGGTGGTTGCAGACGTCGCGCCCATGAATCACAGGCGTGACGCCGCTCACCATATCTGAATTATGCTATTTCGCTGCCATCGGGCACGTCTCGGTCCACAGCAAGCAGCCCGAGCGCGCCGTCTGTGCCTGCCGTGAGCACCATGCCGTGCGAAACCAGCCCGCGTATCTTGCGCGGGGCAAGGTTCAGCACTGCGCAAACGCGTTTGCCCACCACTTCTTCTGGCGCGTAGTGCTCTGCCAGGCCAGAGAGAATCTGGCGCAGCTCACCTTCGCCAAAGTCAATTTCAAGCCGCAGAATACGGTCGGCATTGGGGTGCTTTTCCGCCACCTTCACCGTGCCTACACGCAGGTCCAGAGCCTTGAACTGGTCAAATTCCACATTGGGTTTGACGGCGGCGGGTGCGTCTGCCCCGCCCTGCTCTGCTGCGGCCTGCTTGGGCGCGGCTTTTTCCTGCGGTTTTTCTGCCTGCTTGTCCTTTTTGGGGGCCTTGGGTTCCTTGCTGTCCGCGCCCTCCTTTTTCACTTCAATGCGCGGGAACAGGTTGGAGCCTTCCGCCACCTGAATGCCGGGTTCAAGGCCTTCAAAATGGGCAATTTCATCTTCCACGTTGGCAACCGGGGGCTGGCCTTCCTGCACCTGCTGCCCAAGCTGGGCCAGCATTTTGCCAGAGGCCACGGGCATGACGGGCCAGAGGCAGAGCGCGGTTTTGCGCATGGCTGCCAGCATGACGTACATGACGGTTGCGAGGCGCTCCATGTTGCCCTGCTTGTAGAGCGTCCAGGGGGCCTGGGTGTCCACATATTTGTTCAGGGCGCGTACAAGCTCCCACAGGGACTCAAGCCCCTGGGAAAACTGCACATTGCCAAAAAGCTGCACAAAGTTGCGCATGGAGTTGGCGCACAGGTCGACAATGGCCTTGTCGTCTTCCTGCAAGGCCTTTGGCATGGGCACATGGCTGCCAAAATACTTGGCCGTCATGGAAAGCACGCGGCTGAACAGGTTGCCGAGGTCGTTGGCAAGGTCGGCGTTGATGCGGCCCACAAGGGCATCTTCGCTAAAGCTGGCGTCAGAACCAAAGTGCATTTCGCGCAGCAGAAAATAGCGGAAGGCGTCCGGCCCGAAACGCTGGGCCATGTCGCTCGGTTCCACAACATTGCCAAGCGATTTTGACATCTTGGTGTCGCGCACAAGCCAGTAGCCGTGCACATTCAGATGCTCATACAGCGGCAGACCCGCAGATTTGAGCATGGTGGGCCAGAATACGGCGTGGGGCTTGAGAATATCCTTGGCAACCAGATGTTCGCCGGGCCAGAACTTTTTAAAATCTTCGCCTTCGGGCCAGTTCAGCGCGCTGATGTAGTTGAGCAGCGCGTCAAACCACACGTAGCAGACGTAATCCTTGTCAAAGGGCAGTTCGATGCCCCATGTCAGACGCGATTTGGGGCGCGAGATGCACAGATCTTCCAGCGCGCCGGATTCAAGCATGGCCAGCACTTCGCTGCGGTAGCGCTCGGGCCGGATAAACGAAGGATTGGCCTCGATGTGCTCCTTGAGCCAGGGCAGATACTTGGACATGCGGAAGAAGTAGTTCTTCTCGCTGATAAATTCCGGCTTGGTCAGGTGCTGGGGGCAGAGGCCGTTTTCCAGCTCTTTTTCGGTGTAAAACCGTTCACAGCCGTAACAGTAATGCCCGCCGAACTCGCCAAAATAGATGTCGCCCGCGTCATAGACCTTTTGCAAAAAGGCCTGCACGGCGCTGATGTGTTCGGGATCGGTGGTGCGCACAAAACGGTCGTTGGCAACGTCAAGCTTGGGCCACAGGGCGCGGAAGCGGGCGCTGATGTCGTCCACAAACTCCTTGGGAGTCTGGCCTTGTTTTTCCGCCGCCTGAACAATCTTGTCGCCGTGTTCGTCCGTACCGGTGAGGAACATGGTGTCCTCGCCAATCAGCTTGTGGTAGCGGGCCATGGCATCGGCAACCACAGTGGTATAGGCATGCCCCAGATGGGGCTTGGCATTGACGTAATAGATGGGCGTTGTGATGAAAAAGCTGTTCACTCAAGGCTCCGTAAGCTTAATTGCTAGTCGTGGTCGGGCCGCTGCGACTTGTTGCGGCGGCGTTTGCGGCGATTCTTGCCCGGTTCGGCCTGAGCCTCCACACCGGGGGCGCGCTCGCCGGATTCGGCGGGGACGGATTCCTCGGGCTGGGTATCGCGCTCGTCCTGACGGAATTCATCCATAAAATCAAGAGAGTCAAGAGTATCCGGCGTGGCGGAAACCACAAGCAGACTGTTGTCGTTCATGGGGCCTTTGGGCGGCTGCTTTTGCTGCACACCCTGGGGGGCCTCCGGCCT
Above is a window of Desulfovibrio desulfuricans DSM 642 DNA encoding:
- a CDS encoding 30S ribosomal protein S1 is translated as MTEDKFATSMSEEGAEDFAAMLAAHDTASNRLQPGQKVTGTVIAITGDSVFVDVGIKVDGIIDRKDILDAEGNESVKPGDSLEAWVTGVSSQEIRLSRSMSGSGVAALEEARDAAVPVDGRITAVCKGGYTVDVLGKQAFCPGSQLGVPTSEDAAEVVGRSMPFLVIRVENRGRNVVVSHRAIVERERAEQLDALLESLKPGDMVEGKITRFAAFGAFMELAPSVEGMIHLSELSWSRVGAPDEAVSLGDTVRAKVISISKDSKGHVRISLSRKQAEGDPWQDVTTRLESGTVVSGKVVRLAPFGAFVELLPGIEGLVHISELSWTKRVAKAEDVLAAGEVVSVKIKEINLENHRISLSLRDAEGDPWKEAAQQFAVGSTVSGTVESRTPYGLFITLAPGITGLLPAGVIKNSRQGNQYSKLDKGDTVTLTVQNLDTSARRISLAPEGEQTAQPAEDKAWKQHTSAGSSNSGSGMNIMAQALQKALKNK
- a CDS encoding class I SAM-dependent methyltransferase, producing MDIKEFEAYWADRQPDRSDLAEFWSRRAQSFNTHSAEADSSAYRRDLVAKVAARAKVGKADAVLDIGCGPGRHALIFAGHAGSVEGFDIAPGMIEYANKNAQLAGMENTRFHVLDWDTADLKLLGWQKRFQLVFASRTPAVYDRATLEKMTEASRGYCCLITQVTGDNSVRSELAPVVGATNDDDYTRRGLYCAFNILWLQGYYPEVEYLERTWDSECPLEEAIVMYTRHFNSRGQLTEAQEIALSDKLCAMSKNGMVHETGSSRVGILFWNANL
- a CDS encoding GNAT family N-acetyltransferase yields the protein MQFIHLPHNAKPEQYATWHSAALHSAQADPFSCTPAWQLAFHDAFGPKRRLLFAEADGSVIAFAEGLVSPEEIYITPLEPSWFFGCPLLGSNAPQLFADAMHFFARTYAPRFPKVLVGGLGPGLDYVQNMLNKTGMPLQAHLVKAGIQGSASLAGGLDGYLSRRSANLRRNLKRSAKKAHELGISYERVLPSTEDEAKAAYTRMIAVERTSWKGIDHCGMAEPGICDFYAFLLLRLAPENGARVIFARREDTDVGFIFGGLAGDIYRGQQFSYAQDCHELSLGNLMQIEKIHWLCEEDVQRYDMGPLDGPKMQYKTHWTETAFPIRTWLIEKA
- a CDS encoding RidA family protein, with translation MKTIIRKTPNTMYQPVGNYSHTTIIPAGMDTYVFSGQIGIRDDGSFPAAFNDEVLQLFKNIKVLLGTEGLSGADITKVNIWSVKEIDWDYFDNEWDKLFDRAYPSMTIAHVTALGLPEISIEIDIWAAKQPQV
- a CDS encoding undecaprenyl-diphosphate phosphatase, translating into MDNLFTAVILSIVEGLTEFLPVSSSGHLILVGDLLNFMGEKAATFEVVIQLGAIMAVVVLYWKRFWGLVRPQPYVRFAGMRGIMLLILTSLPASVLGLLLHSTIKTYLFRPLTVLIALVVGAVMMIVVEKRKFKPSYITLDDMTPKLALGIGCFQCLALWPGFSRSASTIMGGMLLGGKRSLAAEYSFIAAVPIMVAATGYDMLKSWHLFSAADIPFFAVGMIGSFLSALLAVKVFIALMGRVTLVPFAVYRLLIAPFIYYFMVN
- the metG gene encoding methionine--tRNA ligase, coding for MNSFFITTPIYYVNAKPHLGHAYTTVVADAMARYHKLIGEDTMFLTGTDEHGDKIVQAAEKQGQTPKEFVDDISARFRALWPKLDVANDRFVRTTDPEHISAVQAFLQKVYDAGDIYFGEFGGHYCYGCERFYTEKELENGLCPQHLTKPEFISEKNYFFRMSKYLPWLKEHIEANPSFIRPERYRSEVLAMLESGALEDLCISRPKSRLTWGIELPFDKDYVCYVWFDALLNYISALNWPEGEDFKKFWPGEHLVAKDILKPHAVFWPTMLKSAGLPLYEHLNVHGYWLVRDTKMSKSLGNVVEPSDMAQRFGPDAFRYFLLREMHFGSDASFSEDALVGRINADLANDLGNLFSRVLSMTAKYFGSHVPMPKALQEDDKAIVDLCANSMRNFVQLFGNVQFSQGLESLWELVRALNKYVDTQAPWTLYKQGNMERLATVMYVMLAAMRKTALCLWPVMPVASGKMLAQLGQQVQEGQPPVANVEDEIAHFEGLEPGIQVAEGSNLFPRIEVKKEGADSKEPKAPKKDKQAEKPQEKAAPKQAAAEQGGADAPAAVKPNVEFDQFKALDLRVGTVKVAEKHPNADRILRLEIDFGEGELRQILSGLAEHYAPEEVVGKRVCAVLNLAPRKIRGLVSHGMVLTAGTDGALGLLAVDRDVPDGSEIA